TGGGTATATGCCTCTTCTAAGCATGAGCCGGAATAACTCATTATCGCTAAAATAGTAGCTCATGGCTGGTGTATTGGCCTTAACTCGATCCTTATCTAACTGCTTCGAGGTATTTGATTCACAACTGCTACAGCAAAAGCTTGCTATATACTCATCATCAATGTTCTTAAATTCCAAGCATGTATCAGCGCACTGCTGGCATTTCATGCCTGCCGTGTTCGTACCAATAAGATAAGATGCCAATTTCTCCAATGAGGATGCCATAAACTGACAGCTGTCTATAAATCTTATTTCGATCTTTTTGTAAAATTCACCATCGCAATATCCCATGCCTGCAATGGGTACATTGATTTTCATATTAAATGATATGTACTTCTCGGTATTCTCAGCGATGCAGCCGATATCTTGGGTGTCGTATTTTTCGCCCAGCTCACGGATAAACAGGTGGGCATCGTACCCTGATAGGTTGTGAAATATTACGGGTATATGGTTTGGTATCCTGTATTTAAGATTACAGGTATTGTGAGCCGCTCCTCGACATAAGCCTGTGTAATGACAATGATCCCTAACCTTGCGATTTTCATCGTTAAATGGTTTCATGCATATGTGGCAACTAGTGGCGGAGTCGTGCTCCCTTTTTAGTACCTCCGTTAATGGTAACATGTCCTGTTGAGAGTATGTGTTGTAGAATCGCTTTACCTCATCCACTAGATGATCAACGAACTTCTTCACACAATCTTCACCCCTGTAGACTGCTAGTGGGTCTGGCACGGACCCGTAGGCAAAGGTACTATATGTTGTCCAGCCGCATGGTTCATGCTTGTTCAGCTTTTTCGTCTTAGTATCCCGAGCATTCTCCTTCATTAAGATGAGCAAGCTCTCGAAATCTGCGTATATCACGAATGGAACCATGAACTGGCATTGTCCGTCCTGgtaatatagccatttttcCTTCTCGCTGGGCATCGTGATCTTTACTGCCTCGTTCTCTTTACAGTAGGTATAATGCTTATCACGCGACTCGATTGTTGGAAAGGCTTGAAGACAGTTCAGGCAGTACATCTTTAAATGATTCTTCGATATCTCTCTACAGGAGCCTTGAAAGATTTTTGATGGTTGTATCGTGAGTCTTTTTATCATCCGTAAGTAGTAGCAGATTAACCAGAGTATCCCTTTCGTTAAATGCCGATCGCTGTAAGATATTAAAAGTCTTCCCTGTCACGTACAAGACGTTCACCGCGATGTCTGTGTTGTTCTTTTCAAATTTGATAATATCCTTGATGCTTTTTGGAAACTCAATGCCCTGCCAGTTATAGCGCTCTTCATATGGTCTCAGCTTGCTTATACGTTCTGGATAAATGCCAATATCTTCATTATGCAACTCTGCAATCACAGCCCATTTGAAACACTCTTCATCGTTGCTATTTGGGTTGATGATAGCCTTCTTCATTGCGATCCATCTTGGTGCCTCGATATACGAGGAACCTCTCGTCAGCTTCAGTTTGTGAAAGTCCACGTCGAGATGTAGGACGCGACCGATACTAAAACCACTCTTGGGCAGCGCGGGATTCTCCACATGCGTTCTGATTTGTGCGGGCATCGTATCCATCACTTCATTCACGATTGCTCCCTGAAATACTGATGTCATATTGCTATGAAAGACCTTATCCACCTCGATAAACTCATTAGTACCATCAATTGGCTTCCTCCATAAAATCCATATGGAGCAGTGGATTTTCGCAGAGCCCATTGCTACCACTTGGTTTTCAGTAAGTGTTTTTACACATTTGATCGAACCATACCCAAGTAACCATCAATATCTGTTCCATCAATGGCAGCTATACGATAACTTTTAAAGGTCTTATGAATcgcatgcttatgttcctgaGGCGTAAAATCTTGGTTATGTTGCTCTGAATTATAACCTTCCCTTCCCTCTTGCTCAACCTCGTCATGAAGCGTTGCACCCGTGACCCTGTTGTAGAGTTTCATCACATTGTTTTTGAACGTGTTATATGCGCTATTGACACCCTTCTTTATAGACTCTGGCACATAGTCCACTAACCAATCAGACCACTCTCGCagtttactttttaccactggATGAGTCGTCACCATCTCTTAGAGCTCGAAGATGTCCATGGCCTCTGGTTGGTAGAATAGTCACTGGTCTGACTGGCTTTCGTCGCTCGGCCCTCCTGAGTGGTTTCTGTGGTACATCCTCTGTGGGAGTTGGTGCTGGAGTGGCTTCTAATAAAGAAACAAGGTTTGCTTTGCGTAGCCTATAGTATCCATGTAGGCCCCGCGCCTTTGCAATAGCTCTCAGTTCTATAACAGTCTTATccatttattataaaaatttttgattcaaactaaCAATCTTTCTAGGACAGTTGAATAatttttactcatattctgtataatatgagtatacgctattgcgcatgacgtcatttatattattttgtgttggttattggcatttaATATTATCATGTGTTGGTGATTGGTAGATGACGTCATGTATTTCtgatatatattattatgtgttggttattggcatttaatattattttgtgttggttactaACGGATGacttagggaatttcccttgatGTGCGTGCGCTGTCCTAGAacaaacatttctctatctctcttTCCCCAGAACTTCCTGACTATTAAATGTGATTAAAACGTTACTTCCTTAAGACTTTTCTTGTTAAAAACCTCCCCATCGGACTCTAAGACCCTACTAAAccctaataatttttttctgatgcGCCTTATAAATCTACAAGGCAAGGGTGCACCGAATAAGAACCTCTACCCCCATCTACAGTCCACGCTACTCTCGTGTTGCACAAAAGGGCATGTCAGTATAATTACTCTACCACACCAACTTCTTTTCACTTTGTACAACATGACAGATAGATATAAAGTGCAAAATATTGAATTTCTACTAAGCATTTGTTAGTTGCATCATTGTCTACTACATTATTGCATGAATTATGTAAGAATTTGACGGTAAACaatattttgagtataacaTTTCCCATTAAAAATCCTTGCCTGGATGAGGGAACAACACTTACTCTAACATCATCAAATGCTCTTGCTCTAGAAAAAGCAACATACAATTGACCATGAGAAAAACATGGCCTGCGCAACAATACACCAACCTTTTTAAAGGTTTGACCTTGTGCTTTGTTTATTGTCATAGCATAAGACAACCTCAGTGGAAGTTGTCTGCGACGTAAAACAAAAGGCATACCTGTATCCGAATTTACCAATTATACCCTTGGAATAAGTACCCTGTCTCCAATAGCATTTCCAGTGAGAACTTCTGCATCGACACAGTTGTCGTGAAGATATCTTACAATAAGGCGAGTGCCATTATATAAACCtttatgtttatgtttcttAATAACATAACAATGGCACCAGTTTTCAATTTAAAGCAATAAGGAGGCATACCTGAAGGTGCGATACTATTAAAAAATTCTACCGCATATTGACTCCGTTCCTCCTCATCATCATACACAACATCATCTGCACTAAACTAAACTTTTTCTTCACCAAGCAACAGCGCCAACATATTATCATTAATGATAAGTGAATCATCATTTGTGGGTGTTAGTACCACAGATGATGCCATAATTTCCGGTAAAAGATCCCTAAATAAAGTATCAACAATAAATTCATATTGTATCACACATTGGGATGGTACTTTAATTGCACCTGGGAAAGGTTCTTGCTCCCGAACAGGTAAAACACCTTTTCCAAGTTGCCGAAGCCATGCAGCAAGTTGTTGTTCCACTGGCCTCGTTCTCATGTTTCGAAGTAATCGAAATTCTTTAACTAAGTGCCATGAGGGAGAACTTTTTAAACACATGTCCACAATTTCAGTTGGTTTTCCTTTTCTGACAACATGCACTAACTGTGAAAAATCACCACCTAAAAGAACCACTTTACCTCAAAATCGAAGCTCATTATTACAAATATCTTGTAGAAGACGATCTATTGCATGAATAGTATGCTTAGGAATCATAGAAGCTTCATCAAGTAAAAAGAGGCTCTTTTGTCGTAATTATGCCGCATAAGCAGAAACCGGGGTCATGCTGCATGTACTATTCTCTACAATGGAAACAGGTAACCGGAATAGTCTATGATTGGTGGTAccctttttcaaaagtgttgcaGGTATGCCAGTAAATGCATCTGTTCCAACTTGGAAACCGCCACCTGTTCAGAAATAAGGTAATTATACGTAAAGGTTTTACCACTCCCACCAGCACCTTCTAAATAAAACAGACGGTTATTTTGGGCTGCATTGTTAGCAACATTTACAACAGCTTCTATGACTGCATTAGCCAGTGCAGTCTGTTCGTCAGTAAGTTGACCC
This DNA window, taken from Hydractinia symbiolongicarpus strain clone_291-10 chromosome 15, HSymV2.1, whole genome shotgun sequence, encodes the following:
- the LOC130628677 gene encoding uncharacterized protein LOC130628677; its protein translation is MNKEQADYRLLQDINSVVRQFGKSLTDYNLPHLDEIPPAENIYVAMEVKRASQLRGQLTDEQTALANAVIEAVVNVANNAAQNNRLFYLEGAGGGFQVGTDAFTGIPATLLKKGTTNHRLFRLPVSIVENSGDFSQLVHVVRKGKPTEIVDMCLKSSPSWHLVKEFRLLRNMRTRPVEQQLAAWLRQLGKGVLPVREQEPFPGAIKVPSQCVIQYEFIVDTLFRDLLPEIMASSVVLTPTNDDSLIINDNMLALLLGEEKKHKHKGLYNGTRLIVRYLHDNCVDAEVLTGNAIGDRVLIPRV